From Nicotiana tabacum cultivar K326 chromosome 15, ASM71507v2, whole genome shotgun sequence, the proteins below share one genomic window:
- the LOC107832756 gene encoding serine/arginine-rich splicing factor RSZ22A isoform X2 has product MSRVYVGNLDPRVTERELEDEFRVFGVIRSVWVARRPPGYAFIDFDDQRDARDAIREIDGKNGWRVELSHNSRGGGGGGRGGGRGRSGGSDLKCYECGEAGHFARECRGRGAPGKRRSRSPPRYRRSPSYGRRSYSPRGRSPRRRSPSPRGRSYSRSPYRGRDEVPYANGNGLRDRIRSRS; this is encoded by the exons ATGTCAAGGGTGTATGTTGGAAATCTTGATCCTAGGGTCACTGAAAGAGAACTGGAAGATGAATTCCGTGTCTTTGGAGTTATAAGAAG TGTTTGGGTTGCAAGACGCCCACCTGGTTATGCTTTTATCGACTTTGATGACCAAAGAGATGCACGCGACGCAATCAGGGAAATTGATG GGAAGAATGGATGGAGAGTGGAGCTCTCGCACAATtctagaggaggaggaggaggaggccgCGGAGGTGGTCGCGGTCGCTCTGGAGGCTCTGATTTGAAGTGCTACGAGTGCGGTGAGGCTGGTCATTTTGCTCGTGAGTGCCGAGGGCGTGGAGCTCCTGGAAAACGTAGAAGTCGCAGCCCTCCTAGATATCGGAGGAGCCCAAGTTATGGTCGCAG GAGTTATAGTCCTCGTGGACGTTCGCCCAGACGCCGAAGCCCATCGCCTCGTGGTCGTAGCTATAGCCGATCTCCTTACCGTGGACGAGATGAAGTTCCTTATGCCAATGG AAATGGCCTCAGGGACCGAATCAGAAGCAGGAGCTGA
- the LOC107832756 gene encoding serine/arginine-rich splicing factor RSZ22A isoform X1 encodes MGMCMSFTGKGYYSEMSRVYVGNLDPRVTERELEDEFRVFGVIRSVWVARRPPGYAFIDFDDQRDARDAIREIDGKNGWRVELSHNSRGGGGGGRGGGRGRSGGSDLKCYECGEAGHFARECRGRGAPGKRRSRSPPRYRRSPSYGRRSYSPRGRSPRRRSPSPRGRSYSRSPYRGRDEVPYANGNGLRDRIRSRS; translated from the exons GTTATTATTCCGAGATGTCAAGGGTGTATGTTGGAAATCTTGATCCTAGGGTCACTGAAAGAGAACTGGAAGATGAATTCCGTGTCTTTGGAGTTATAAGAAG TGTTTGGGTTGCAAGACGCCCACCTGGTTATGCTTTTATCGACTTTGATGACCAAAGAGATGCACGCGACGCAATCAGGGAAATTGATG GGAAGAATGGATGGAGAGTGGAGCTCTCGCACAATtctagaggaggaggaggaggaggccgCGGAGGTGGTCGCGGTCGCTCTGGAGGCTCTGATTTGAAGTGCTACGAGTGCGGTGAGGCTGGTCATTTTGCTCGTGAGTGCCGAGGGCGTGGAGCTCCTGGAAAACGTAGAAGTCGCAGCCCTCCTAGATATCGGAGGAGCCCAAGTTATGGTCGCAG GAGTTATAGTCCTCGTGGACGTTCGCCCAGACGCCGAAGCCCATCGCCTCGTGGTCGTAGCTATAGCCGATCTCCTTACCGTGGACGAGATGAAGTTCCTTATGCCAATGG AAATGGCCTCAGGGACCGAATCAGAAGCAGGAGCTGA